A stretch of DNA from Babesia bovis T2Bo chromosome 2, whole genome shotgun sequence:
TTTTTAGTGCCACTACTACATTATGTGTATTCATCGTGATTTCATTCGGTAAGTTGACGTCAATGTGTTATTCAGATATCAATTATACGAATGATTTTCTCAATTGCATTCATTATGCGGTTGAATCCGTCTGATGTTTTTGATTGTGATCACGACAGTAGTGAAAAGTGCATATATCTTTtgattttgtatattttgttacGTTTTCTTTGACTTCATTTTATTCTTGTCTTATTTTTCCATTTTGTTATTCgagtaatatatactatttgTTCAGTTGCCATGAGATATTTTTTTGATACCTTTAACTATAAAACGACGCTTATTGTTCATTTGATTGATGGAGATATCCGTCGAGGATTTCATGATTTGGGGTATACAATCTTAAATTATAAGTATTTTGCGCCTTTCTTCATCTGGTTACAATCTGAGATTACTACTTACACCAATCTTATTGCGCGGGAAATTCCCAAATGTACCCCTATGATGAACTTTATTAAGTCATACAACAACAAGGAGACGTGGGTATTGGTACTAGGCTTAGCTGCCATTTATTTAGCATACGAATTCTGCATGGACATTTTGAGGCGGTTTATTTTCTATATGCGGGAGAGAAATATGTTATACTTCTGTGTAAATATGTGCGCCCCCGGTAGTGTTGACTCTCATGATTATACCAAGCAGATGGTGGCCGAGCTTTTGAAATCCCCTGAGTATCTTAGATTGAAGCATCAGCGCATCAATCAGGGTCCAGAGGCGTGGAACTGGCAAATTAGGCAACGTTTGGGTGAACGCATGCCTTCTGATGATATGTCTGATGACGATTTGTGACTGTTGTCTACGTGATTGTGCCATGTAATTGTGAAATAACATGCAGCGCATCACTGATGTTATCGTAGCAAGAAAAATTGCTCATAATATTTAGCATATTTTACACTAAATTTAGGACCTGAAGTTCAGGGCCTATGCAGAAGGGTCAAAAATATTGACCACTTTGCATGTTGCATCTTCTAAGAGTAAATAGAGAGCCAAGTCGTGTTTGGAGGCATACATGCCCATGATAGACGACCTATATCGTGAAGTATGCGTGAAAATAATGGCTTACCTTCCCACTATGCTAGTAATATCAGCTTCTTGTGCCCCTGTGTCTACACAGTGAATCTGAACCTCATTCGTAGGTCTTCGACCTAGAGCCAAATATCAGAATCTATCCGTTCCCTACCTGTATATCGCATAGTAAAAGTGGCTATATATCGATTGTTCAACATAAAGCCGGACCTTGTACGAACTAATTCTCCCCGACCTAAGTTAGAAACAGATGCAATCTGTGCCCTTAATGTTCTCTATTTATTCACCACCTACTTCACGCATCATTCTGATGTCCATTACCTTAGTGCTACCATCTTTCCCACTGGAGACTATGTACATTCCTGACTTGTCACAGTTCACCGACAAAACCGATGTACCACCATGGACACTTTCAAATGCATGCAGTACATCCAGGCTCTTGCCATCCCAGACCTATATTTACTAAATTAAATGGACACACCACCCACTAAAACGGAACCATCTTCACCGGCTGTAAAAAGTAAACCACCAGAGCGTATCACATCGCAATCATTGATGCCGCCACCTTGATGCTGAATTCTTGTACGATTCGACGTGAAGCAGGACCGAGTCGTGATGTCAAAAAGTCGTATGATAGAGCTATCGGTACCAACGTACATGAAGTCTCCACAGGGATGGAATCGCAAACAGCGTATATTAGACGAAGTGGAAAGTCGTTCTGACGAAATATTGATACTGCAACATAAACCTACGAATATCCGTTACAGAATGCACAAAACCATTCGAGGTATTGATATCATGGATTATAATGTTGTGTCCAACTCCTCCTGATGCGATAATGTTACGTCGAGGATGAAAATCTAAAGCCTCAATATCTTGATGATGACCATTTAAGCGAGTTGTCAGTTGCCAATTTGGTTTTCTGCTGCATTTATCccattaaaaatatatttccTACCTCCTAACCGTATCCTGGTTTCCATCCACAGTTGGAATGATATGAAGTGCGCCTCCCTGCCCACCCGTGGCCAATATGGTACCATCATTGGATTCAGCTATACAACGGCAAGGCTGTGTAAGATGTACAGTATAAAATTTTACTACGAACACTATATGTTGGAAACTCAGAAAAGCAATTAAAACCAACAACTTTGAGGAGGGGATCCGTGGGTTCTCCCGTATGCGCTTCATTTAAAATTGTTAGCAATCTCGATTGGTAACTGCGTCTATATAACACAACAAACAATCAACATACTTATGATCTATTTCATCTGGATATTTCGATTCAACTCCTGAAACAACCCGTGTCGACAAATATGCTGTGTTGCGAAACAGCTCAAACAGATGGTTTTTCCTCAGGAGCACATTCGGTTCTATTTTGAGCTTCTCTTTTATACATGTAATTGCATCATCCAATCTGTTGCACGGTGAAAATTATTCTGATGGTGTCAATGGAATAAAATCGTCCTGATAATGGTTTCGCTAGATTATTAAACACGTGATGCACTATATACACTGTAATAACCCATAATAAATCAAATATTAACCATGATACAATTTATACAAATTATCAGCATACCAAATATGTTTATTTTAAGAACTTATAAACCATGTCCCGAAAACTAATGATACCGGAATTAGACGTAAAGCATTGTGAAGACTAATCAATAATTTGAAAGTTAAATCAAATGAATTGATATTTGCTTATTTTGGACACAGCATTACGCATGATAATAAAAATGTATGCCACTAAGAATGAAAGAATCCCTTGACTTACCCATCATCTTGAAGTTGCTGCAGCAAAGCTTCGTAAAACAGCAACTTCTCACTATCCATTAGAATAGAGTTGCATTTATTCCATTACCAACATCATTAAAAATGAACAAattgtttatttatattattatcaGGTTAAAATGGTGGTACACGCGTTGCTGTATCGACAGATAGACATTCCTCATACACATAGGCTAAATACACTAATTTTATTAGTCACATCGCATATGCTTATTAATGCGAACTTATACACATGGCTAACAGTTCGCCTGGGCTCGTCACCGCTTTGTCGGAGAGCCGTAGATTTTCAAGTTTTATCAGCGACACATTTCGCATTTTGCCAAAGTATAATTTGATAATATCACAACACGAAGATTGCATATTTGCATTTCCACACCcacaaaatggcaatattGAGGATGTTTTCTTAAGCAACAACTTCGTGGAAGGTGGGTGGTATTAATATTTCggtttttatttttgtCTATGACCAAATGCCGTGTTTaaagttatatatgctACGTATTTGAGCAAAATATGTACACAACAACCATTTTTGCTTgcatagaatatatatctgtttTGATTTCCTAGTCTTATGAAAGATTGAAGTTATTGACAAAAATTGCGCTTTTATCAAATGAATATGCCTTtaattgtatatttattatattgataatACTAGTTTAATCATGATTTAGGTGAAGGAAAAGAAGTGGCAAGACATTTCTTTCAGAGGCTATCGATTTCAGATCGCTCGGCGGTATGTCTTCTGGATGCCAATGAGGAGGACTTATACACTC
This window harbors:
- a CDS encoding WD domain G-beta repeat family protein, producing the protein MDSEKLLFYEALLQQLQDDGLDDAITCIKEKLKIEPNVLLRKNHLFELFRNTAYLSTRVVSGVESKYPDEIDHNYQSRLLTILNEAHTGEPTDPLLKVVGFNCFSEFPTYSPCRCIAESNDGTILATGGQGGALHIIPTVDGNQDTVRRKPNWQLTTRLNGHHQDIEALDFHPRRNIIASGGVGHNIIIHDINTSNGFVHSVTDIQRLSTSSNIRCLRFHPCGDFMYVGTDSSIIRLFDITTRSCFTSNRTRIQHQGGGINDCDVIRSGGLLFTAGEDGSVLVWDGKSLDVLHAFESVHGGTSVLSVNCDKSGMYIVSSGKDGSTKVMDIRMMREIASVSNLGRGELVRTRSGFMLNNRYIATFTMRYTGRRPTNEVQIHCVDTGAQEADITSIVGRSSIMGMYASKHDLALYLLLEDATCKVVNIFDPSA
- a CDS encoding putative integral membrane protein, giving the protein MIQDVKEERATSGYPDWYRQFYVHDCDLDCFFSATTTLCVFIVISFVAMRYFFDTFNYKTTLIVHLIDGDIRRGFHDLGYTILNYKYFAPFFIWLQSEITTYTNLIAREIPKCTPMMNFIKSYNNKETWVLVLGLAAIYLAYEFCMDILRRFIFYMRERNMLYFCVNMCAPGSVDSHDYTKQMVAELLKSPEYLRLKHQRINQGPEAWNWQIRQRLGERMPSDDMSDDDL